One genomic segment of Choristoneura fumiferana chromosome Z, NRCan_CFum_1, whole genome shotgun sequence includes these proteins:
- the LOC141430267 gene encoding retinol dehydrogenase 11-like produces the protein MDYLSGWSKCKRRLSGITAIVTGGNAGIGRETVLDLYLRGARVIMACRDIKKAEIAKLKIEKSTEAEEERGSLVVEQIELSNLQSVRNFAGRILDREATIHILINNAGVMMCPEGRTEDGFEMHMATNYFGHALLSLMLLPRLAESGPARIVFVASRLHTYCDLDLNDINFQRTTYNPLSAYGRSKTAEVLFSRALARKLREHNIDNVTTYSLHPGVISTGIARHFSDNFLRCTTWLFDNLLSWFLKSPRCGAQTTIHCAVDPACATDSGLYYSDCAVALPSKQCQDDDVANELWRLTIEALKLHDDSSLFSDEGQRVVAVVHE, from the exons ATGGACTACTTAAGTGGTTGGAGTAAATGCAAGAGACGGCTCTCAGGGATCACTGCAATAGTCACGGGCGGAAATGCTGGAATCGGGAGGGAGACGGTGCTTGATTTATATCTACGAG GAGCACGCGTCATCATGGCTTGTCGGGACATCAAGAAAGCTGAGATAGCCAAATTAAAGATAGAAAAAAGTACAGAAGCAGAAGAAGAAAGAGGAAGCCTGGTGGTAGAGCAAATAGAGCTATCCAACTTACAGTCTGTGAGGAATTTTGCTGGCCGCATTCTAGACAGGGAAGCAACGATTCACATCCTAATAAATAATGCGGGTGTCATGATGTGCCCGGAAGGAAGAACTGAGGATGGCTTCGAGATGCACATGGCGACTAACTATTTCGGACATGCTCTTCTATCGCTAATGTTGCTGCCACGGCTAGCGGAGAGCGGCCCTGCCAGGATTGTCTTCGTAGCCTCAAGATTACACACAT attgCGATCTCGATTTAAACGATATTAATTTCCAAAGGACGACTTACAACCCATTGTCTGCGTACGGTCGGAGTAAGACAGCAGAAGTGTTGTTTTCGCGAGCACTTGCAAGAAAATTACGC GAGCACAATATCGACAACGTGACTACGTACAGCTTGCACCCGGGGGTTATCAGCACGGGCATCGCAAGGCATTTCAGCGACAATTTCCTGCGGTGCACGACGTGGCTGTTTGACAACTTGTTGAGCTGGTTCCTGAAGTCGCCCCGTTGCGGCGCGCAGACCACGATCCACTGCGCTGTGGACCCGGCCTGCGCCACGGACTCTGGTCTCTACTACAG CGACTGTGCTGTAGCGCTGCCATCTAAACAATGCCAAGATGATGATGTCGCAAACGAGCTGTGGAGATTAACCATAGAAGCCTTAAAGCTGCATGATGATTCCAGTCTGTTTAGCG
- the LOC141430237 gene encoding retinol dehydrogenase 12-like isoform X1: MMKFGMEIVWNPEDRIVLIRENYRSRGRTINKFFTNKFVRYKLTDKRCCKMPFFSGRCLSTVKLVGKTAVITGCNTGIGKETALDFYKRGARVIMACRDLEKAAAAKSEIEEKCKDLTDTGKLIVVKCDLASLKSVRECAQTILDTEPQVKILVNNAGVMMCPKTKTEDGFEMQFGTNHLAHFLLTMLLLPRIRNSAPARIVTVSSKAHTRYDINFDDLNYEKRPYSAAEAYSQSKIANVLFSKHLAAKLKEHGIEGVNSYSLHPGVIKTELGRHLDESLFRGARTMIGIMLAAFLKTPEQGAQTTIYCSVDEKCAGETGLYYSDCVVKAASAKAQNDEYAERLWKNSMELVGLKDYNPFTAEDPGVKTN, translated from the exons atgatgaaatttggtatggagatagtttggaACCCTGAggacaggatagttttaatccggGAAAACTATAGATCCCGTGGGCGtacgataaacaaattcttcacaAACAAATTTGTGCGGTACAAG TTAACAGATAAAAGGTGTTGCAAGATGCCTTTCTTTAGTGGCCGCTGTTTGAGCACTGTGAAGCTGGTTGGCAAAACGGCTGTGATCACTGGATGCAACACTGGCATTGGGAAGGAAACAGCTCTCGACTTCTACAAgagag GAGCAAGAGTCATAATGGCCTGCAGAGATTTAGAAAAGGCAGCTGCTGCAAAATCTGAAATTGAAGAAAAATGTAAGGATCTCACTGATACAGGAAAACTTATAGTGGTCAAATGTGACTTAGCTTCCTTGAAGTCTGTACGTGAATGTGCACAGACAATACTGGATACAGAGCCACAAGTCAAGATCCTGGTGAACAATGCAGGTGTCATGATGTGTCCTAAGACCAAAACTGAAGATGGGTTTGAAATGCAGTTTGGAACCAACCACCTGGCTCACTTCTTATTGACAATGCTCCTCTTACCCCGAATAAGGAACAGTGCACCAGCACGAATTGTTACTGTCTCTTCAAAGGCACATACAA GatatgatataaattttgatgACCTTAACTATGAGAAACGACCATATAGCGCTGCAGAAGCTTATTCGCAAAGTAAAATAGCAAATGTGCTGTTCTCGAAGCATTTGGCGGCAAAACTAAAG gAACATGGTATTGAAGGAGTAAATTCGTACAGTTTACATCCGGGAGTGATCAAGACTGAACTAGGGCGTCATTTGGATGAGAGCTTGTTCCGAGGTGCTAGAACTATGATCGGGATCATGTTGGCCGCCTTCTTGAAGACTCCAGAACAAGGCGCACAAACAACCATTTATTGCTCAGTCGACGAAAAATGTGCAGGGGAAACGGGACTTTATTATAG TGATTGTGTAGTCAAAGCTGCGTCAGCCAAAGCTCAAAATGATGAATATGCTGAAAGGCTTTGGAAGAATTCTATGGAGCTAGTTGGACTAAAGGATTACAATCCATTTACAGCAGAAGACCCTGGAGTGAAGACCAATTAG
- the LOC141430237 gene encoding retinol dehydrogenase 13-like isoform X2 produces the protein MPFFSGRCLSTVKLVGKTAVITGCNTGIGKETALDFYKRGARVIMACRDLEKAAAAKSEIEEKCKDLTDTGKLIVVKCDLASLKSVRECAQTILDTEPQVKILVNNAGVMMCPKTKTEDGFEMQFGTNHLAHFLLTMLLLPRIRNSAPARIVTVSSKAHTRYDINFDDLNYEKRPYSAAEAYSQSKIANVLFSKHLAAKLKEHGIEGVNSYSLHPGVIKTELGRHLDESLFRGARTMIGIMLAAFLKTPEQGAQTTIYCSVDEKCAGETGLYYSDCVVKAASAKAQNDEYAERLWKNSMELVGLKDYNPFTAEDPGVKTN, from the exons ATGCCTTTCTTTAGTGGCCGCTGTTTGAGCACTGTGAAGCTGGTTGGCAAAACGGCTGTGATCACTGGATGCAACACTGGCATTGGGAAGGAAACAGCTCTCGACTTCTACAAgagag GAGCAAGAGTCATAATGGCCTGCAGAGATTTAGAAAAGGCAGCTGCTGCAAAATCTGAAATTGAAGAAAAATGTAAGGATCTCACTGATACAGGAAAACTTATAGTGGTCAAATGTGACTTAGCTTCCTTGAAGTCTGTACGTGAATGTGCACAGACAATACTGGATACAGAGCCACAAGTCAAGATCCTGGTGAACAATGCAGGTGTCATGATGTGTCCTAAGACCAAAACTGAAGATGGGTTTGAAATGCAGTTTGGAACCAACCACCTGGCTCACTTCTTATTGACAATGCTCCTCTTACCCCGAATAAGGAACAGTGCACCAGCACGAATTGTTACTGTCTCTTCAAAGGCACATACAA GatatgatataaattttgatgACCTTAACTATGAGAAACGACCATATAGCGCTGCAGAAGCTTATTCGCAAAGTAAAATAGCAAATGTGCTGTTCTCGAAGCATTTGGCGGCAAAACTAAAG gAACATGGTATTGAAGGAGTAAATTCGTACAGTTTACATCCGGGAGTGATCAAGACTGAACTAGGGCGTCATTTGGATGAGAGCTTGTTCCGAGGTGCTAGAACTATGATCGGGATCATGTTGGCCGCCTTCTTGAAGACTCCAGAACAAGGCGCACAAACAACCATTTATTGCTCAGTCGACGAAAAATGTGCAGGGGAAACGGGACTTTATTATAG TGATTGTGTAGTCAAAGCTGCGTCAGCCAAAGCTCAAAATGATGAATATGCTGAAAGGCTTTGGAAGAATTCTATGGAGCTAGTTGGACTAAAGGATTACAATCCATTTACAGCAGAAGACCCTGGAGTGAAGACCAATTAG